Proteins from a single region of Magnetococcales bacterium:
- a CDS encoding 6,7-dimethyl-8-ribityllumazine synthase — MSEQVRILEGRLDAGQGGVYGIIVSRFNGFITERLLEGALDCFHRHGIETSGITVVRVPGAFEIPMALSRMARSGQYAGIACLGAVIRGATPHFDYVAAEVSKGVAAIAMESGIPVGFGVLTTDTVEQAIDRAGTKAGNKGWETALSLIEMVNLFTKI, encoded by the coding sequence ATGTCCGAACAGGTTCGCATTCTGGAAGGTCGTCTGGACGCCGGTCAGGGAGGGGTTTACGGCATTATCGTCTCCCGGTTCAATGGATTCATCACCGAACGCCTGCTGGAGGGGGCGCTCGATTGTTTTCACCGACATGGGATCGAGACATCGGGGATTACCGTGGTCCGGGTCCCCGGGGCCTTCGAGATTCCCATGGCCCTGTCCCGGATGGCCAGGAGCGGCCAATATGCCGGGATTGCCTGTCTGGGTGCGGTCATCCGCGGCGCGACGCCTCATTTCGACTATGTCGCCGCGGAGGTCAGCAAGGGGGTCGCCGCCATCGCCATGGAGAGCGGAATTCCGGTGGGGTTTGGCGTGTTGACGACCGATACGGTGGAACAGGCCATCGATCGGGCCGGGACCAAGGCGGGCAACAAGGGATGGGAAACCGCGCTTTCCCTGATCGAAATGGTCAATCTGTTCACAAAAATATGA
- the nusB gene encoding transcription antitermination factor NusB produces the protein MTQDTSTLDPMELARAAQHPAGRHKARELTLQALYQSDITGEHIRHAVEQLSEEIQAGHVDMDYFQRIASGTWNRIEDLDQRISQATDNWSMHRIAAIDRNILRLAVFELMTQPDLEIGIIINEAIILSKRYGDKKSSAFVNGVLDRLAREVRPRVDGSDKRDE, from the coding sequence ATGACCCAGGACACCTCCACCCTCGATCCGATGGAACTTGCCCGCGCCGCTCAGCATCCCGCGGGACGACACAAGGCCAGGGAACTGACCTTGCAGGCCCTTTACCAGAGTGACATCACCGGCGAACACATCCGCCATGCCGTGGAACAATTGAGCGAGGAGATCCAGGCCGGTCATGTCGATATGGACTATTTTCAACGAATCGCCTCGGGGACATGGAACCGGATCGAGGACCTGGACCAACGCATTTCCCAGGCGACGGACAACTGGTCGATGCACCGGATCGCCGCCATCGATCGCAATATTCTGCGGCTGGCGGTTTTTGAACTGATGACCCAACCGGATCTGGAGATTGGTATCATCATCAACGAGGCCATCATTCTGTCCAAGCGTTATGGGGACAAGAAATCGAGTGCTTTTGTCAATGGGGTTTTGGACCGCCTGGCGCGGGAGGTCCGTCCCCGAGTCGATGGGAGTGACAAGCGTGACGAATGA
- the thiL gene encoding thiamine-phosphate kinase has translation MTNDATVASLGEFGLIDHCFKTLERTDVPGVGMGIGDDAAVFLVPRTQDLLATTDTLVEGVHFVRDADPRDLGWKAVAVNLSDIAAMGGEPRWYLLSITLPSSTPLAWVERLALGMNEAGARFRVTLAGGNTTRTDGPIVLTINMFGVVGHERSLLRAGAAAGNRLFVSGTIGDAALGLRHLLGVDETLRRMDPAAIRFLMERHLRPMPRTDLGLTLVDAAIARAVIDVSDGLLADAQHLCRSSGVGADIDLRRIPLSPPARQWLEGSEHDRWPLLLTGGEDYELLFAVAPGAADQLPAIAARLGVTLTEIGIVTDRKEVRLLDNGNPLSFAVPGFRHF, from the coding sequence GTGACGAATGACGCAACGGTGGCATCGCTGGGGGAATTCGGTCTCATCGATCACTGTTTCAAGACTTTGGAGCGGACCGATGTACCCGGGGTGGGGATGGGGATTGGCGATGACGCTGCGGTGTTTCTGGTGCCCAGGACCCAGGATTTGCTGGCAACGACCGATACCTTGGTGGAAGGGGTCCATTTTGTCCGGGACGCCGATCCCAGGGATCTGGGTTGGAAGGCGGTCGCGGTCAATCTGTCCGACATCGCCGCCATGGGAGGAGAACCCCGGTGGTATCTTCTTTCCATTACGCTGCCATCATCGACCCCCCTGGCGTGGGTGGAACGGCTGGCCCTGGGGATGAACGAGGCGGGGGCGCGGTTTCGGGTCACTCTGGCAGGTGGCAACACGACAAGGACGGACGGCCCGATCGTTTTGACCATCAACATGTTCGGCGTTGTCGGTCATGAACGTTCCTTGCTGCGTGCCGGGGCCGCGGCGGGGAATCGGCTCTTCGTCTCGGGGACGATCGGTGATGCCGCGCTTGGTTTGCGTCATCTGCTTGGCGTGGACGAAACCCTCCGGCGGATGGATCCCGCCGCCATCCGGTTTCTGATGGAGCGACACCTGCGTCCGATGCCTCGGACCGACCTGGGACTGACCCTGGTGGACGCGGCCATTGCCCGGGCCGTCATCGATGTTTCCGATGGCCTTCTCGCGGACGCGCAACATTTGTGTCGCTCATCGGGTGTCGGCGCCGACATTGATCTTCGGCGGATTCCCCTTTCGCCACCCGCCCGCCAATGGCTGGAGGGTAGCGAACACGACCGATGGCCACTGCTGTTGACGGGAGGAGAGGATTACGAACTCTTGTTTGCCGTGGCCCCGGGAGCCGCCGACCAACTACCCGCGATCGCCGCCCGGTTGGGCGTGACCTTGACCGAAATCGGCATCGTCACCGATCGCAAGGAGGTCCGCCTTCTGGATAATGGCAACCCGCTTTCCTTCGCCGTTCCGGGGTTCAGACATTTTTGA
- a CDS encoding bacteriohemerythrin: protein MKSFLLWIDNLSLHYRFYFIIALLMVMVGLNVWQSVEIHRQTVSSRDLAMVSQAASHAEKAATLFGRQVQEWKNTLIRGHQAKEPVNEFKYFKQFVTVEGKVQEELKEVHRAFQNLGEDTRSVLELIENHKNLGRHYREALQANHVPGDIQSIPRIDKAVSGIDRPTAQGMDALVERMRGRIESLHGGAVQHADEVERHQLGLALILFVGTVFGLAVIVLFLRSILHSIAQIEDGVELLSRGELTQRLHVTSGNSFGRIFLGLNTMADQLSHVIHAVLLQSESVMSVVDEMVPLKGALRKDSNDNHALARSVVQENDRLDRETKELNDNILDAVTNIETVSQAAQQLSENVTAIAAASEQASTNVNTMASAAEEMTSNVAGVNASLDQVNVSVNNVSRSVVDLTHSLESIRERCQQADDMSAQAKQNARESMEVMNRLAVSATEIGKVVDLIKTIANQTNMLALNAAIEAAGAGQAGLGFAVVANEVKDLARQTTDATRMIQEKTSEIRGLVKDVSKATLGITERVQEINAANQEITKAVDSQNREINGISRAMEQVSAAATEVSRNAHELEAASQEVARAAVEAATGTQEIASAASRVAANGAMVAAESTAARDRAAKVQGAAQEIFASSTQVQKMMLQSMQLSHYLDGSVEYSGRLTEVVHETSDALKMAVGGVRIEKARFDVRSIKLAHLQWLGRLEQVIRGRLLLRPEEVSSHKQCKFGQWYYAEGTNLFGTMELYGELGNVHEKVHNTAREITALVHNGKHEQARSEMDRLNSLRREMFELLDRLYLVQDATSIDRQIMPWSDKLLVGIVTFDNDHKRLVALINELYNGMNRGMGRSALGQILQELVDYTATHFKREEEAFDRTHYPDTEAHKLLHARFVDQVLAFHKQFNEGGAFIDMKLVKLLREWLIDHIMVTDKAYAKHLRKGGVR from the coding sequence ATGAAATCTTTTCTGTTGTGGATTGACAATCTTTCTCTTCATTATCGATTTTATTTTATCATTGCCCTGCTTATGGTCATGGTGGGCTTGAATGTGTGGCAAAGCGTGGAAATCCATCGACAAACCGTTTCCTCGCGTGACCTGGCCATGGTTTCCCAGGCTGCGTCCCATGCCGAGAAGGCGGCGACATTGTTTGGCCGCCAGGTGCAGGAATGGAAAAATACCCTCATTCGCGGCCATCAGGCGAAGGAACCGGTAAACGAGTTCAAGTATTTCAAGCAGTTCGTCACTGTCGAGGGGAAGGTTCAGGAGGAATTGAAAGAGGTTCACCGCGCTTTTCAGAACCTGGGGGAAGATACCCGGAGTGTGCTTGAGCTGATTGAAAACCATAAAAATCTTGGTCGTCATTATCGTGAAGCCCTCCAGGCCAACCATGTCCCCGGCGACATCCAGTCGATTCCACGAATCGACAAGGCGGTATCGGGAATCGACCGACCGACGGCCCAGGGAATGGATGCACTGGTGGAGCGGATGCGTGGGAGAATCGAATCCCTTCACGGCGGCGCTGTGCAACATGCCGATGAGGTCGAACGCCATCAGCTGGGGTTGGCGCTGATCCTGTTTGTCGGGACAGTGTTTGGTTTGGCGGTCATCGTCCTGTTTCTGCGTTCGATTCTCCACTCCATTGCGCAAATCGAGGATGGGGTTGAACTTTTGAGCCGGGGAGAATTGACGCAACGGCTTCATGTGACCTCCGGCAACTCTTTTGGCCGCATTTTCCTGGGCCTGAACACGATGGCGGACCAATTGTCGCACGTCATCCATGCGGTGTTGCTGCAATCGGAATCGGTCATGTCGGTGGTGGATGAGATGGTTCCGCTCAAGGGGGCCTTGCGCAAGGATTCCAACGACAATCATGCCCTGGCCCGATCCGTGGTCCAGGAAAACGATCGCCTGGACAGGGAAACCAAGGAGCTTAACGACAACATTCTCGATGCCGTCACCAACATCGAGACGGTGTCGCAGGCGGCGCAACAACTGTCGGAGAACGTGACTGCCATTGCCGCCGCGTCGGAGCAGGCCAGCACCAACGTCAACACCATGGCTTCCGCCGCGGAAGAGATGACCAGCAATGTGGCGGGGGTCAACGCCAGTCTTGATCAGGTCAATGTTTCGGTCAACAATGTGTCCCGTTCCGTCGTCGATCTGACCCACTCCCTGGAATCGATCCGGGAACGTTGCCAGCAGGCGGACGACATGTCAGCCCAGGCGAAGCAGAATGCCAGGGAATCGATGGAGGTCATGAACCGTCTGGCCGTTTCCGCCACCGAGATCGGCAAGGTGGTCGATCTGATCAAGACCATCGCCAACCAGACCAACATGCTCGCCTTGAACGCCGCCATCGAGGCGGCCGGGGCGGGACAGGCGGGGCTTGGTTTCGCCGTGGTCGCCAACGAGGTCAAGGATCTGGCACGCCAAACCACCGACGCAACCCGGATGATTCAGGAGAAAACCTCCGAAATCAGGGGATTGGTCAAGGATGTCTCCAAGGCGACCCTGGGCATTACCGAAAGGGTGCAGGAAATCAATGCCGCCAACCAGGAGATTACCAAGGCGGTCGATTCGCAGAATCGTGAGATCAATGGCATCTCCCGCGCCATGGAACAGGTCAGTGCCGCCGCCACCGAGGTCTCCCGCAATGCCCATGAGCTGGAGGCGGCCTCCCAGGAGGTGGCGCGCGCCGCGGTCGAGGCCGCCACCGGAACCCAGGAAATCGCCAGTGCCGCGTCGCGGGTTGCCGCCAATGGTGCCATGGTTGCCGCGGAGAGCACCGCCGCCCGCGATCGGGCCGCCAAGGTGCAGGGGGCTGCCCAGGAAATTTTCGCCTCATCCACCCAGGTGCAGAAAATGATGCTGCAATCGATGCAGCTCAGTCATTACCTGGATGGTTCCGTCGAGTATTCGGGCCGGTTGACCGAAGTGGTCCATGAAACCAGCGATGCCCTCAAAATGGCGGTCGGAGGGGTGCGTATCGAAAAGGCCCGTTTCGATGTCCGGTCCATCAAACTGGCCCACCTTCAATGGCTGGGTCGGCTGGAGCAGGTGATCCGTGGCCGTCTTCTCCTTCGGCCCGAGGAGGTATCGAGTCATAAACAGTGCAAATTTGGACAATGGTATTATGCCGAGGGGACGAACCTGTTCGGAACCATGGAACTGTATGGAGAGTTGGGTAACGTCCACGAAAAGGTCCACAATACCGCTCGTGAAATCACCGCCCTGGTCCACAACGGCAAACATGAACAGGCCCGTTCCGAAATGGATCGTCTCAACAGTCTGCGCCGTGAAATGTTCGAACTTCTCGACCGACTGTATCTGGTCCAGGACGCCACCTCGATCGACCGGCAGATCATGCCCTGGAGCGATAAACTTCTCGTTGGCATTGTCACCTTCGACAATGATCATAAACGGCTGGTGGCGCTCATCAACGAACTCTACAACGGGATGAATCGCGGTATGGGACGAAGCGCTCTGGGGCAGATCCTTCAGGAACTGGTCGATTATACCGCCACTCATTTCAAACGTGAGGAAGAGGCCTTCGATCGCACTCATTATCCCGATACCGAGGCGCACAAACTCCTGCACGCCCGCTTTGTCGATCAGGTCCTCGCGTTTCACAAGCAATTCAATGAAGGGGGGGCCTTCATCGACATGAAACTGGTCAAACTTCTCAGGGAGTGGCTGATTGACCATATCATGGTGACCGACAAGGCCTATGCCAAACATTTACGCAAGGGGGGCGTTCGCTGA
- a CDS encoding SDR family oxidoreductase, with translation MDTHSRRVFLTGGTGYVGKHVLARLLVQGWHVFALVRAANGDNGQRIFRALKPFSECTDREMARLHILIGDVTQTDCGLTGETIDRLRGLRLDAFVHCAGLTRFEEQRALDVYRVNTLGTRAAFSLCRGLDVSLFIHASTAFVAGDTTSPFYHFDFDRGQGFRNPYERSKFEAERYLFSEASGSPIRVRIHRLAIVVGGFPLGEEGDVGTLYAFLKALEFLHACCRLDLEQGRGRMERLGVRRMDDTLFIPVRVAAVAEVCINLVAIDHVVAVVERELMRPGTDSILVRHVVAAEGIALKTLRDTFCRIMGMTGITFCDPDDFRERPRTSLEGRFHRATRAYDPYLQETVHFRLAPEEAAWMPPEPVDPAVIARQFLSQRTKRRECVHQRNDCCGTDREFDQGTDRCTVPIPMNLGRLALDALGIDDPERYFEGLVRGDFGTDFLHKNRFVTASIRFVVTGPVPFDRTLCFSRGVARFPSSGERMIPECTFTLALPTFRAIVRCELDPRQAFFRGRIHIAGNRETGLKFAHLLSQYYARINDHVLDEVAGLAS, from the coding sequence ATGGACACCCATTCCCGGCGGGTTTTTCTGACCGGGGGGACGGGGTATGTCGGAAAACATGTGTTGGCCCGGTTGCTGGTCCAGGGGTGGCATGTGTTTGCACTGGTTCGCGCGGCCAACGGGGACAATGGCCAAAGAATCTTTCGTGCCTTGAAACCATTTTCGGAATGCACCGATCGGGAGATGGCGCGTCTGCATATCCTGATCGGAGATGTCACGCAAACCGATTGCGGCCTGACCGGGGAGACCATCGACCGGCTTCGTGGATTGCGTCTCGACGCCTTCGTTCATTGCGCCGGCCTGACCCGTTTCGAGGAACAGCGGGCACTGGATGTGTACCGGGTCAATACCCTGGGGACACGCGCGGCATTTTCGTTATGTCGCGGACTCGATGTTTCCCTGTTCATTCATGCCAGCACCGCGTTTGTCGCGGGAGATACCACAAGCCCTTTTTATCATTTTGACTTTGATCGCGGGCAAGGCTTTCGCAATCCTTACGAACGATCCAAATTCGAGGCGGAACGGTATCTGTTTTCCGAAGCATCTGGAAGTCCCATCCGTGTGCGCATCCATCGTCTGGCGATCGTGGTTGGCGGATTTCCCCTGGGGGAAGAAGGGGATGTCGGTACTCTGTACGCTTTCCTGAAGGCACTGGAGTTCCTTCATGCCTGTTGCCGGTTGGATCTGGAACAGGGACGGGGACGCATGGAACGGTTGGGGGTGCGGCGGATGGACGATACGTTGTTCATCCCGGTGCGCGTGGCGGCGGTGGCGGAGGTCTGTATCAATCTGGTGGCCATCGACCATGTGGTTGCCGTCGTGGAACGGGAATTGATGCGTCCCGGGACCGATTCCATCCTGGTGCGCCATGTCGTCGCCGCCGAGGGAATCGCCTTGAAGACCCTTCGTGACACTTTTTGCCGCATCATGGGGATGACCGGGATTACCTTTTGTGACCCCGATGATTTTCGCGAGCGTCCCCGTACTTCCCTGGAGGGTCGTTTTCATCGGGCCACCCGTGCCTATGATCCGTATCTTCAGGAAACGGTCCATTTCAGACTCGCCCCCGAAGAGGCGGCGTGGATGCCGCCGGAACCCGTCGATCCCGCCGTGATCGCCCGTCAATTCCTGAGCCAAAGAACGAAACGTCGCGAATGCGTTCATCAGCGTAACGATTGTTGCGGAACCGACCGGGAATTCGATCAGGGGACCGATCGATGCACGGTGCCGATTCCGATGAATCTGGGTCGCCTTGCCCTGGATGCCCTGGGGATCGACGATCCGGAACGCTATTTCGAAGGTTTGGTCCGTGGCGATTTTGGTACCGATTTTTTGCATAAAAACCGCTTTGTCACTGCCTCCATTCGTTTTGTGGTCACCGGTCCTGTCCCGTTTGACCGGACACTTTGTTTTTCACGAGGGGTGGCCCGCTTTCCATCGTCCGGCGAACGGATGATCCCTGAGTGTACCTTCACGCTGGCATTGCCGACCTTTCGAGCCATCGTCCGGTGCGAACTTGATCCCAGGCAGGCCTTCTTTCGTGGTCGGATTCATATTGCCGGCAATCGTGAGACAGGGTTGAAATTTGCCCATCTCCTGAGCCAATACTACGCACGCATCAACGATCATGTGCTCGACGAGGTTGCGGGTCTGGCCTCATGA